Genomic window (Vigna unguiculata cultivar IT97K-499-35 chromosome 10, ASM411807v1, whole genome shotgun sequence):
tatatatatatatatatatatatatatatatatatatatacaaattaataataatatctacatatattattaatttgtaacaatattacaattattattaattattatatacttttattaattaattaattaataataataataataatcattttatatatattattatttattatatattaatatattaatcattatatttttaataatattttaatttttaataataattattatatatatatatatatatatataagtatattatatgttatttattattataatttattagtatatatataataaataataataataaataataaataataaataatatagtaataattattaatacttttaatataataataaaatatgtggaGAAAAGAGTAAAAGTTAATTTATGCATGCAAATCTTTGTATTTGTGGGAGATTTATTTGTGAGATATTTTTACAAGTTTGTCTATGTAATGCGTTCATCCTCTTAAatgaacataattttaaattttatttgtcactTCAATTCAATTTCAAAGGGGTTATCTTCACAAAACAACACCGCGttaagatttttaattgatgttgGTATTGTGTGTTTTAGAAACATGCGGAAGAGAGATTTATCAAGGTAATTTTTTAACTTCAGTGAAAATCAAGAAGATTATTTGGGGATAGATGAGAGGAAGGTAAATGGAAAGGTACGAGATGATAAAAAAGGAATTGTAGTGATGTTTTCTTTGAAGGATTTAGAAGCGAAAATGAATGAAATCGAAAGAAAATGATAAGAAATTTGATGGATGTAACAACAAGAATATCATAAtagatagataaaattaaaagattacacatttgttttttgattaaaaataatataaaataaagaattatttgattaaaattaatttaaaagaagatattgattattagtttttaaattaaaaattaatgtgttatattggtattaaatttttttaatatattaatttaaagttttaatatgCTTTTTTCCCTTATCGTAAATTGTAATTAGtccattttcaaaactttgatttaatttaatctataactttataattgtgtgaattttgtcattttaaccaagtcttgttaagtttatttgattttttaaatgtgtttcataatagttttttagttaacattgaagcaaaattatgtgaaattgtgtaaataattcaaatactatcatgaaatgcgtttgaaacattaaataaacctaacaaaatttgattgaaaagactaaattcatgtaattctaaaatttagtattaaattggaccaaaatttttaaaaaagtaattctaattttcagtaggactaaaaacatattcaacctttactttaaaagtaaatattaaaataaaattaaaataaaattttgacagttATTGGCGTGCTGGAATTTCATTGAGCTCGCTGTGCAGTTTTTCATGGCATGGAGACTCACgcactaaaaacaaaaataaggtgtttttgaaattattataaatgatgTATGGTTACTTATGAAAGAATAATAACAAGATTTACTTTTAACTCATTATTTAAATcatcttataattatttattttgattttttttatttattatagtaatGTAATatgttgattaaaaataattgaaataataaattaaaagtcaattacaaaaaaataataaaatcattatccTTTCTTAAAATCACATAAATGCGGCAGTGGATATACTCATCTCCTCTGAAATTGTGAATTCACAATGTCATCCAAATCAACCGATGGTTTACGCGCAATTCCCTTCAAATGAACAAGACACTCTTAAGCCAATAGGTCTCCTCCTACTGTATTAATGCGGATGCGATCAGGTTATTGATGTGCATTGTATTTGAGAATCTTGCTATCCATTGTAACAGGTTTTTTGCAGAGAGAGGCAGAAGGGAAAAATAACCCCATCTATCCAAATTTGTTTGTCATactttgatttcattttcaaGAACAAGAGAATTTCCCAATTAATATAAATCGGTTCAATCAGTCGCTCAATTATTTCCGGAATGTTTTCATCCGATAACCATTTCATAAACTATTAAAATCACCTATTCTTATTCTTTTGTGTATATACCATAATACCAGTGTCCACAGTAAGAAAAACCTAGTTTTTGCAATTTTAAATTACCATATCTCTCCATCGATTTTACCCTTGTTTTTATCATATTCCCACTttcatttttaacaaaactacTTCCGATTACGCTATACAAGCTACCCTCTTACAGTGCACCATTTTCCTCCTCGTCTAACCTTATCCCTTCAGTTATCCTCAGCCATGGCGTCACTACTCCTAGCATCACCTCCTCCACTCTCCACTCAATTGCACACTTCCACCTCTCACCTTTCCTTCTCTCACTCCCAAACTCTCTTCTCACCACTCTCCACTCCCTTCCCTTCCCTCTCAGCCTCTGCAACCTCCACGCTCTCCCCAACCCCTTCTGGTACTTTCTGCAACACTAAATCCGTTTTTTCAACCACTTTTCTTTATTATGGACGAATTCTAACACCCCATTTCTCAATTTATGTCTTTTGTTGTCTCCCAGTGTACTGTGGCAGAGGGGACAGGAAAACTGCAAAGGGAAAGCGCTTCGCCCATTCCTTTGGGAATGTAATCTTCTGCTCCCTTTTCCTCTTTTCGTCAATTTCTCTTTTAGTTTTAATGTTAAGCTTTTGGCGGTTCTAATATTGTGAATGGGATTGGGAGCTGATTATTAGGCGAGGCCAAAGGACAAGAAGAAGGGTAGAGGGCCACCGAGGATTTATGCACCACCGGCACCGTCCAAGAAAGACAGGTTCGAAGATAATGAGGTGGTGAAGATTGAAATTGACGAGTCCCTCTTTTCTGGCTGATTTTATTGGTGAATTGTAATTTTTTGGTCTTTCATGGTTTAGTTGTTGATATATGATTCCATTGTGACATACACAATTTGGATTTGGGTAATGTTACATCAGTTTTTGTATTCATATCCTTTGACTGAGGCAACTCTTATATTTCTCTCGTTTTTCTGCACTATTTATGAATGGCCTTGATCTAGAGTTTTGGACATGGAGATTGGAAAGACTtgtaaatagttattttaaaaaataaaaataaacggtGCTTTTTCTCTTAGGATTTGTGCTTCTCTGGACTGGTTATATCCTCTCATTGATGACTAAGCAATGGTTTCTGCCAACGTTAAAGAAAAGTATTAGATGTTAGCAGAATTAGAGATGGGAAAAGGGAAGCACTAGCGTGTCTATAAACACGGGAAAGGTTGTGTTTTACTAGATTCAGCTTTGCCACAAGAATGCACATTGGTTTTGGTCAACTCAGGGCATGTGATTGATAGTGTTTTTGTATATTAGCTTCAAAAGAAAGGCACATTCATCTTCATTGGTTTTAGTGGTGTTGCTCGTCTTACTTTATCCGTTGTGCTAGATATTCTTAAAAGTTAAAGGGTTAAGGAAACCTTTTTATTTTCGTTATACATGGAACTTTGGACATGTCGTATGAAATCCAATGGTTTGTTACTTCTGAAGATCAAAGGAACGGATCATGCAGACTATAAAGCACCAGAAGGTACTTGTATATGTCTTCTTCCTTGTTATCTTTATCTGCTTCTTTTGAATCATTCTCCTCAGTGTATGGAATCAAAAGTTTGTTTCTATTGAGTTAAAGAGAAAACACATCGCGTATGAGATTAATTGACATGGAGCATACTAGCTTGGCAAACTATTCAGTGTTATACCGGCtcaactataataattaatcCCATATATCCGTGGGACAATGATTCAGAACATGAATTCCGGATCCTTGGGCTGTTATCAAGCAGATTCAACCCACTCGTTTGTCAAGAACTGATAAAGAAAATGGGTTAGCCTTAAAGGGCAGACATGTATGGCTGGAAATTTTAGCATTTACATTGTTAAAATAACAGTTAGCCAAATTGactagaaaaaatatttcagtAGATTGTCAGAATTTATTTAGTATAACATgttgaaaatttatattcagAGAAATGCTATCTAAGGTTTAGACTGTTGTGTGGTTTTTAAATTGCAATATTGTGGTTGAAGtctgttataaaaaaaagttaaattgcagTTAGTATTTGGACTGTAGGCTGTTTTCATTGGAAGATAAAGGTAGAGAATCAATATCATGGAAGACTGGAATGCAGTTCCTTTATTAGCTGATTAATGTTTTCTGTACAGAAggaaaaatgaatgaaaaataggTACACAGAAGTTTCTTCACTTGATAGTCTTGCTCTTTAACAGGTTAACATGGCTTCCATTATTGACGAAATCTCCGCCTTTTTCATGTCAATAATTGTGTACCTAAGAAAGGTATTATTTATGGTTGCAAATGACACAATAATTTGATACAAGTCTATCAATGACGCTTCCTTCTTCAATTGTCAATCTGCTACTACGTTTGTTCCATAGATGAATCCCGTAAGTCTTTTTCCCACTGAGCTGAAGCAGTTTGGCTTCTACCCATCTTGATTCGCTCTGAGTTTTTGGTTTTGTAAAGAACCCAGTTATCTTGTTCCAGTCTACTGGATAAAAGGCCTTAGGAGGCAAAATTGTTAAGTTGAAATCGCGTCTTTTCCTCAGCCTCTTAATTACTCTTGAAACCAAATAGGGGCCGTTATGACCCCATTTGTTTCCATCAAAAGTCAGAGCAAATTCACTGATGAATCTATGCAGAAGTGGATGTCTCATATCAAAAATCAGAACTGCATTATTTAATCTGGTCCAGTGCTTAGAATCCAAACTCGTGCTCTGTGCACCAATAGAATTACTTAACCCTTTTAAGggtttcataattataaaatctgTATCTATGTAGATACCACCATATTTGTAGAGAACTGCAAGTCTTATCAGATTAGATAGATTCTGAGATAAGGAAATCTCACCAGGATCCTTTTTACCCTTCTTTAGCTCATGAAACCATGTTTCTGCTGGAGTCCTCTTGACCAAAAATGAAAAGTCTGGGGCCATTGCTTGCACTTTGAACCCACGATCATGCagtggtttcaggatcttgtagcCATGTCTGGTGTCCAGAGTTCTCGATAGAATTACCAGACATGCCTTGGGGTGGCTCTTGAAAATGCTTTCCATTGACAGTAATTCTCTCCCTCCAAACAAACTTGCAGGTGAAATCCATGTCATGAAAAACTGGGCCTCGCATTCGCGTCCGAAAAATACCGAAACTCGAGCATGAAACTGTTGGGTCAAGTTGTTTGACTTGAGGATCTTGAAGTGATGCAGATGTTCTCGAAACcaaacttttctttcttcttctgtaGCATTCAATGGGGCAACTAGAGTATAGTGGTTTTTCCTCTCAGCTTCATCCTTCTTTTCTTGAATGGAACGGAAATTTATGTGAACAAGTGTTGGGcttattgtttttgttgttctGTTATTTTGAAGTTCCAACTTCTCTGGAGTTTCTGTGTTAGATGCAGAGTGTACGCAATCATGGTAGGTAACACCATCTGCATATATGAGAAAAACTATGGCAGAGGAAGTTATTAGAGAAAAGACAGATAGCTTGGTATTTTTAAGCACCTGATGAACAAACATCCTCATGATGTTCTTGTCTGCTAAGAGTTGGAATTATTGATTTCTACGGTTTATTATATGGTAAGTATGAtcttataaaacttttttatcatTACTAAGTCAAAGattatataaaacaattcaTGTAAACATAGTGATCTAGTATCTGATATACGTACGATAATGTACCGTATAGAGTGGTTTATAAGAATCTCGCTATGGTCAAAATACCACAcgaataaacataataattaatagatgTTAGCATGTTACACGTCTAGAATGGGGTACCCTCGTgtgttaaaattattgaatatagaGCTAAACGAGGGAGGGGTATGCTGGAGTGGGGAccttaaacaatttatttgCTTTAGCAGTAATGAGAGGAACAAGGAGTGTTAAAGTGGATAAATTTGGCTCACACGGATTGACTCACTATCGGTTGAGCAAAAAAGAGTCAGCTTAATCTGACTCACTTTGGTGAATCAAAAATTTTGCAACCTAACTTGATTTATCACGGGTTGGTGGATTAGTAAGTTGGTtcactaacaattttttttttcaatttattttatatattgattgTATTGTAATGAAAGTGAATTGACtcgatttattttttataatagtgaaaTTAAAATGTTCACCTAATTCTcgaaatattataatataaataatagttaaagattaatGAATAAACGTATATAACTTGgcaaataactaaattaaatattcacactattcaaatattattgaataacattatagtatttaaaaatatcaaattgtgaaTATCTAtaattagaagtagtaaataattataataattttctttttttaaaaaattaatagtgtTATTCTTGGTGGGTTGCGGGTTAACCTACCTTCAACCTGGTTTGAATTCGTGAATTAAGTGAGTCGAATTCAATTTAAACCACttttgagaaaaatgaaaaattttcaaTCCAATCTTACTTGAACCAGTACATGTAGTAAGTAGGATTAGCtcataaattgatatttattttgacatctctaagaACAATACCTTAATCCCCTGGCGTTTTACCATATCCTCTATTATACCAATATAaccaaacaacatttttttatatagatattttgtcattttatatttttttatgattaattaaaatgataaagttTATATTTCTATGAAGTTTAGTATATGTAATTAGGtcttagaaaataaatatttttacatcaacaatttattttttccatcaaatctttacaaatttattttagtttataaaattaactaattttggTTTAGGTCCTGGAAAAGAGTTTTTCTTAGATTTAATTTcccaaaaatttgaaatttttactaTTGCCTCAGGGAAAGTTCCtcataaatttacattttaaagtACATTTTATTTGTATACCTTACAAAACAGTATTTATATAATGCTAATTGGTCGTTGATTTATGTAATAAACATATAAGTATAACACAGCCAATCGTTTGTCACATCAACATACTAATGCAACCACAAACagaagattaaatttttaattttctgagAAAAGAtaattcacaataaaaaaaata
Coding sequences:
- the LOC114166432 gene encoding 30S ribosomal protein S31, chloroplastic-like gives rise to the protein MASLLLASPPPLSTQLHTSTSHLSFSHSQTLFSPLSTPFPSLSASATSTLSPTPSVYCGRGDRKTAKGKRFAHSFGNARPKDKKKGRGPPRIYAPPAPSKKDRFEDNEVVKIEIDESLFSG
- the LOC114167356 gene encoding lactosylceramide 4-alpha-galactosyltransferase-like, encoding MRMFVHQVLKNTKLSVFSLITSSAIVFLIYADGVTYHDCVHSASNTETPEKLELQNNRTTKTISPTLVHINFRSIQEKKDEAERKNHYTLVAPLNATEEERKVWFREHLHHFKILKSNNLTQQFHARVSVFFGRECEAQFFMTWISPASLFGGRELLSMESIFKSHPKACLVILSRTLDTRHGYKILKPLHDRGFKVQAMAPDFSFLVKRTPAETWFHELKKGKKDPGEISLSQNLSNLIRLAVLYKYGGIYIDTDFIIMKPLKGLSNSIGAQSTSLDSKHWTRLNNAVLIFDMRHPLLHRFISEFALTFDGNKWGHNGPYLVSRVIKRLRKRRDFNLTILPPKAFYPVDWNKITGFFTKPKTQSESRWVEAKLLQLSGKKTYGIHLWNKRSSRLTIEEGSVIDRLVSNYCVICNHK